GAGAGATGAAGTTGATGATAGTAAGTTGAATATATGTTTTTCAGTTGTACTCTATGTAATTTTCAGAGgccatattttaaattcagaaGAGGCAATTTAGTTAGATCTAGATGCATAATCAGAAGAAAtaagtttttgctttttttgtaatgtttaccgATTAATACATTGCAGAAAACTCCTgggtagggatgcacattacattttaggtattctaggatatcctagaatactttatttcgaatctagaatttcgaatctttttatatttataggaaaactaattttacccacaaaagtcagtttattgactctttaaCAGTGTTCATCTAACTCTAACCTAATATgtaaaaacatacataaaacTATACAAAAGAAGTTGTAAACTTTAGAACCAATTTTGATTGACACAAAAATGGATGCGATTGACGCGAAATGGAACGACACCGGATCCATCCTCGCCATCGCTGGCTCACAACGATCCATTCAACAAGATAAAGACATCAATGTGGTTCAGTTCTTCTCATCTTTTGGAGAGGTAACCTTGGAATATGTTATGCCTTAGTTTATAATAACAGAGGGTATTGGTTTGAGGCttgtgggtgtatgtatccttgggcaaaacgCTTAAGAGGAATTGTCCTAACTCAGCGATCACgtgttgtccaaattgacagtcacataataacaaaaatcacccacaaagctacaAATGTTGTTATTCCTAATCTGGCACAAGGTGATGAAACAATGTTATAAAGACAGTAGTAGTGCCCATCCAACTTTTTGTTAAGGTATTctaatttaaagaattttgtaTGATAGACAATAATGCATTGTTTGATTTCATAACTAATTACAGCATATTGTAACTTACCATTATATCCCACCAGCCCCTGTACACCTTAAAAGTTCCTGGGAAACAAATCCAATCATTAGATTGGGAGAAAGGAAGTTTGAGAGTCGCACTTGCTGTTGATTCTTTTATCTACTTTGCTAATATAAGGCCAGATTATAAGGTAATGTTAATTATAATGGCTGTTATTGTAGattgcaatttttatttatttttttttctatgtttgtaaAGTGTATTCGAAGTTTATGTCTGTATTTTACCAATAataggatttttttataaattttgtgaaacattttttttaaatgatatatGCACTTCTTCGGGCATTTTCTTAAGACGacacttttaaatatatcttatacactgtacaaataatgttttccctaacatattataaattatacatgTAGCCCGCTCACTGTATGGATAGATATGTTGTGCTTTTggctgtaattttaaaatacctacATTATACAGTGGGGTTACTGTGAACACACAGTCATCTACGCTTTCATCAAACCTGAACGTGCAGAACATTGTGTAATATTCTGGGACTGGAAGactaaagaaaaatatgtCAAGTAAggatatattatgtttatggtgtatagtgtttgtttatttcacttttgtttgttttttccatatatgtatatatatatatatatatatgctttttattttaggttataaataaaaactgaacACGTTGTGTATACGCATTAAATCCCTGtctttatttcaaataatcaatttatgcaacagccacactttttaactgacacCCTTTCCATACTTTTGAtctatagcatgttttaataactgttgttttggtGTTGATTCCATTCTCTTTGTTCTTTAAGttacatgatcttcgctatcgtttttaaaaagataaaaaaatattttatgtcatGTTACTGCCTGGTGCTACTAGTACTAATACAAGATAACTGaccatattaaaaattaaacatacattttattaagGTATGTGAAGCATTTGATGCTGATGGAAGCATCAGGCAACCACTGTTGCTTAGTCACAAGGGCAGAAGATGATGATGAACAATATGCTCTTGTACTTTGCAACACCATTGGCACTCCCATGCTATCCAAGTTTGTAGATATGGGTAAGTACATTATAATCCAGTTGGGACCAAGCTCTTTTACATTTGAATATCCTTTTGCAAAGAACATATGATTACTTTTATACTTTATCGTGCCTTTTTatgttaaactgtaaaaactatatttttaatttgttaagaGTGTACTGGTGTTGGATATcaatgaaatgaatgaatgtacttactttatcctcgcgtggctggaaaactcatcacatgggtttaacacctcgtgccagcttatgagttaccatgtatgttactctgtgggtgattattttcttcATGTATGGTtggtaatttagacaacccattagtgaccactgggttggagccattgccgttaagtgtctttcccaaggacacatacgcccacaatggtagcaacaaagagccttgaacccattacctctagttTAGAAGTATGCGCGCTAACAACTTTGTCACGGCGCTTACCTTCATATTAATATCTTCTACAAATTTTCGTTACAGCCCACGAGTGAAAGTACAAAACAAGCGATGTCTGAAATTTCAATACTTGATAACTGAGAACACGAACTTGACCTCTCTATCGCTGCAGGTTCTTCTGCAATTCCAAGAAACAGGTATTTAGGTTAGGAGTTAGTATGGCTTTTAGTCATAGGGAGTTATACACCGTTTATATAGGGACTTTTTAAGGAAATTTTTAGCATTGAAGTAACAGGaagcaatatatagtagggtggggtaagatgagacatgttttcactttcttttctcgtcccaattggtaataaacaaacaatatttacaactTATAGAATCGTTTTTCCCTCTAGAgagttattaattgtttaaaacgtgatcAGGAATTATAGGATTTAGATGTTAatggtattccatcttaccccacagtactaaattCTTTATTTCAGCGAATGGAAAAGCAGCATNNNNNNNNNNNNNNNNNNNNNNNNNNNNNNNNNNNNNNNNNNNNNNNNNNgggttacaggcaggcacgctaaccactataccacgacGCCGGACACTAAGGATAgtgtaataattaaatagGACACTAAATTCACCCAAAATGGTACCATCTTGGGAAGCCCTAACCAGTTTGTAGCTACAAAGCTCACGTACAGCTATTTAAAACAGGCACTGTTTTACTCTAGTGATGCTTTGTGATAGTTATGGTCTTTTTTGATTCTTCAggcaataaatattaaattttgtgtgtgttttattttaaattattttaattatttcttctGTGCTTTTCAGAGCCACTTTTTCTCACTATGACCGCAACTCACGTGATAGCAGCCTCCCGTGAAGCAGTATACTCATGGCAGTACACCACATCACGTGCACTTGGTCTCTCACATATTGTGACCTCAACAACACGCAAGGACAACAGGGAGAGGTGAGTGAAAATTTTCTGTGATGTCATGGAAAGTTTTACCAACTCTTCCATTTTTAGGCTCTTCCACATTGATGATGACAAACCTCAATCTAAAGCTGATTATCTCAACTTTAAAGCTGCTCAAGCTGTAAGTTAACATGTAATAATAATgcagtaatgtggggtaagataagatggacacctttagcacataatatctaaatgttttgattgtgttttaaacaattaacaacggtctatgggagttttgaggataaggttttatagtttttaaaaaaatattttgtttactagcaaataggaaaagaaaatagaataaaaagttgttacaCTCCTTTATTCATTACAGCCAACAAAGGATCCAATTTGTGCCATCACTTCATCTGACAGACTTCTAGTTGTGGTATGTTtgttatttgaataatattaatgGTTCTTGAACCTTTTAAGCATCACTTCTTCACTATGCTGTCAATCTGTATtgattttcataaatttttatatCATCGTACCAAACCACATATTTTGAGAAGCTCTGCTCCATATACTGGTATGGAACTATAAGCCTATCACActcataaaataatacattaaatatttttaacttatagGCCAGAGAGAGTGGTACCTTACAACGATACACGCTTCCTAATCTAGAGTTAACGCACAGATATGCTGTGTCATGTGAACCTAAACAACTAGCATTGAACTGCACATCTGCGTAAGTTTTTAAACCTTGcaattatacattttttgctATACAGTTAAACTAGTACTTTTTTGGAGGGGTAATTTgtgaaatttgtttaatgCTGTACTGTTTGTGCTATGTTGTCAATATAGtaataacttttgtaaaaatatgattaaattgaaaacttttttatattttaggagGTTATCAATTATAGATACTGGAGGTGTGTTTTCAATATTTGATCTCGATGTTGTTATAACTGATGAACACGGACAAGAGGTGAAATTATATACTGTCACGTCCACAATGCTgcttaataatttattattttttacacaactgCATAAATGGGCTTTATGGACGAAAAGGCTTTTCAtcacaaattttttaaagattttgtttgcaattttttttaaaattgttatttaaattttttttagtaaacatttttttacctctAAAAAActctttataaaattttgttttttaaatagtttttttaaatcatcatttaaatataaaaatacatgcaGTTGAATACGTCCTACATTTcttaacattatattatcCCATTGATCCAGATGATAGGCGAGCATCTAAGGTTGGAACGTAAAGATGCGTGGGACATGAAGTGGGCCGATGATAATCCTGAACTCATCGCTATTATGGAGAAGACGAGGATGTATATCTTCCGTGGACTTGATCCGGAGGTAAGTGTCTTCTACAATCAacaatttttctttatgtttGGTGGGATtacttttaactttgtttaattgCAACAACactttgcaacaaaaaaaagtttttttttttttaatatttttgtttttaatttttattccttttttttatcctttttaatttaaatttttttaatagttttgttttgtttttttaacatttttttccctAGGAACCACTTCAATGCTCAGGATACATATGTGACTTCAGTGATTTGGAAATAAGATCTGTTTTGTTGGATGAAATACACAAggtaaagtttgttttattttatgctaaCCTCATCTTCAAAGTTAATGGACCAATATTAAGCTCAAATATATGCCGAAAAAGCtactttacaaaacaagtaTTACATGCCTAGTAGCaacaaaatgtatttcaaTATTAAGATTTCCTTAAAAGTAAGTATATTTAGGTAAAGTAGAATATTTACAAGTGAAGTTTCTAGTTTTGGTGTATTATTACATAGTTTGTGACAATCGACAAACAAACGggcatattttatttttgctttttttatctGTGCCAGGACCCGGACAGTCCTAGCACGGATGATTTGATTGAATTGGAAGTCAAATCACTTCGTGACACGAGGACATTGATACAAACAGTAGGGATGAAAGACGCCGCTCAGTTTGTTGATGATAATCCTCATCCTAGACTATGGTGGGTAGTGGTATCAACCATAATCGcaaaattgtttgtaaaatttaatgttatcCAGTATGTCTTTAGTCCTGACGGTTAAATTGCATTAATAAATCTATGTTCGTTACACAatacattttagatttttttaagttattttacattattccaaaaaagtgaaataaaaagACCAAAAACATAGTTTATTATGTGTTATCGTTTAACTTTTACACGGTATGTGACTATGGGTCCCTTTAATTCACAAAGTAGCATTTTTCCTCTGTGATTCAACCAATCTTTTTAATGTACATTTATGATTGTGTAAAATGCCAAGATAAttgaaaaatttgtaaaactatgTATTTTGATCCCACACAGGAGACTGCTTGCTGAAGCTGCATTAGATCAACTTAACTTAGAAGTAGCAGAACATGCGTTTGTTCGATGTAAAGATTACCAAGGAATCAGGTTGAGTAAGCGGGTGGCACAACTACACAGTGAACCACTCAAACTAGCTGAGATCGCGGCATATTTTCGACGATTTGAAGACGCAGAGAAAATTTACATTGATATGGATAGAAGGTAACTTTATAAGTTGAGCATTTTACACATTCCTGATTGGTGGTTATGTGGTCGTTATACCAAAGGTTTCCTATTCCATACACCTtctgcctgcttacaagttaccatgaatgttactttaatggtactgtttttttaataattcatacaacccattaatgaccactggttGGGACAATTGCAGTTATGCGTTTttcccaagaacacatatgcccacatcTTATGCTATTATTGTTTGTGTTCaaatcttatttatttttgttccagGGACCTTGCCATTGAGTTACGAATGAAACTTGAAGATTGGTTTCGTGTCGTACAACTTCTACAAAGTGGAAGTGGTGGTGCTGATGATAAGAAGTTACTTCAAGCATGGAATGCTATTGGCGATTATTATGCTGATCGACAAAAATGGTGAGATGCGACTAGTGGTTTTGTGTATTTTCAATGaaacataaattgtttttttttaaagtttattatattgagacaaataaataatttgtggaattcttgttttttttactattttagttttatactttttaatttttaaagtgtttaaaataaatacacttttatatatgtttgattgttttataagatatatattctatgttttactttttcaggAAAAATGCTGCTTCATATTACAAACAGGGTGGAAACCAGGAGAGAATCgctgaatgttattttatgttggaGGATTATGATTCAATGTCCGAACTATGCGACACTCTACCGGATAATCATAAAGTTTTACCGgtgaatatttacatatatgtggtcacttgtaaaataaatctttgaattaTTATTTGGATGAACTCCTTAATTTTTGATTGATGGGTTTTTAACtgattaaaatagttttatacaaaaaatatttggctagtaaacataaaatctgCTCTTAAGATTGGCCATGGATTTTAGTTCTAAATATTAGGAAATTCTGGGTGTTGCGGTAACATATGCCTCATTGTCaagaccttacccatacaGAAACAGGAATCACCAGTTTCAGAGTACATTTTAATATGTGTTCCAcactaaaatttgtttaattttttttgcttgtgacagtttattaattttaaaatatttgttttctaatcGTCAGGAATTGGCCAAAATGTTCCgaatggtcggcatgtgtgaACAAGCTGTCTCTGCTTTCTGTAAATGCAACCGGATCAAAGATGCGATAGATACTTGTGTTTATCTCAACCAGTGGAGCCAAGCTGTGGAACTTGCACAGCAGCATAATGTTAAAGTAAGTATTGGTTCTCTACTAACAAagcacaattttaattttcatattgtttcataacttattttaaatatacacagcaaaatgtacattttttttcaaaatgtcTTTAGTATCATATTAGGAATTAATTCACTAATTTGTACAGTATttcattgttgttttttcttatttactattaaatggatTAAGAAACAGTTTTGAGGTTCTTTGACTTGTATATCCAGAACTTACATGCGTCATGCACcagtttataataatattatgtcATGCATGTTACAGGATATAGATCCTCTCCTTGCTAAATATGCTGCACATCTCTTGGAAAAAGATAACATTCTTCAAGCTATTGAATTATACAGGAAAGCGAATCGTTTTGTTTCGGCTGCTAAGTTGTTATTCAAGATTGCTAAGGAAGAAGAAGCGtaagtaaaaattatttaatataaaaaagagaataatatatgttttggtAGTTTATGTATATCGTATtctttatgtatattttatattgtgagagtgaggtcctacagcctCGTCTTAAGTTGGTATTATCAAAAGAAAAAACCATTATCTCATAGAAACGGAGCATCTCCTATACAGTTAAAGAAGATTTATGTCCTTGCTGCCTTGTTGGTTGAAAAACATCACCAGAAATCAAGAGAAAAATCTACGAAGCCTTCGGTATGTCTTACATACATGACTCTTAGACTTAtgatgcaaaaaaatgttttaaatacaaaagcaATAGCTCATAtagtcatatatatatatatatatatatgtcataGTTGCATccagttttatgttttaatttaaaactaaaaccatcctCCAGTGagttgttatgtttgtattaaaactaccCAAGCAGGGTTTTGAACCTGGTACATTCCTAACACGCAGGGTTCGTTGTTGTTGAACGACTTTGAGGACGAAGCAGGTGATGCGAGAGTGATCGGCCAAGCATGGAGAGGCGCTGAAGCGTATCATTTCTATATTCTTGCCCAACGTCAGCTATATGAAGGTTATGTGGATCCTGCTATGTGCACAGGTGAAGTTTGgggataaaatttaaaaaaagtttagcgCTGTGGCATAGTGAGTTCTGTTAGCATGCATTGTTCTAGCCCAGAGGTTAGAAGTTTGAGGCTCAAAAATTTCATATTTgagaattaaagtattttttgcaaCTGGTGTCTTGGCATAGCTAAGAGGTTgggggttcaaggcttggtgCTGTTACCATAAGAGGAGGGATATGTCCTTGGGtaaaacagcaattgctcaaGATCTagcttatgggttgtttaaattgttagccacatatactaaaaaaatcatccacaaagttacacatgtggtaactcgtaagtgaacatgaggtgtttgaacaactgttgttgcctgtctcacaaggataaataagttacatttatttaaactaaacccATATTTTTCATAACATTCATTTCCCCACCACAGCAAGTCACTTATCTGACTATGATGACTTCATTGATGTGAATCGTGTGTATTCGCTTATTGCTGTCACATCAGCTACAAACAGATCGTACGCCATTTGCTCCAAGGCATTCATTAAACTTGAAACAAGCACAGATATTAATGAAAGTGACAGGAAAGCTTATCAATCGCTGGCTATGGATATTTTCTCAAAGTAAGTGTGTattgtgaatttaaaatgaaaatcttGGAATCTGATTTCAATGTTTTAGCCTTCATTCCAAAATTTATGCGTAGCAATTTATTCAAGTTTAGAAGTTGTATATCGAGAATTTGAGGTGAAAATCTTGAAAattgatttttcatttttttatttctcatCTTTCCTAATTGATGCTTAGCAacttaataacaataatactTCTGTTATGTAACCTGGTGCTGTCagataaatgtattttataaaaaaaaattataacaatttgtttattgaCCTATGCTTTAATGTAGTATTCAAGTCATGTCTATCAGGTTAAATGGTgatttattcattgttttttttaatattctctATAAACTTTTCGTATACTTTCTAAACTTATGTTTGCATGTAACATTAATGTAATggtaaagtttaatttttctcaAAGACATGAACCACGAGACCAGAGACATAAACCAGAGCTGGATATGAAGGATGAGTgagttgtttttacttttgtaactTATACACCTCAACTGGGTTGTCCAGCTTAATaaccacacataaaaaatcgtcacaaaaataatcacccacaaagtaacatacatgattaactcgtaagctggcacgaagtgtatgaaacagaacacacatgtgataacgactgtcatgcgaggataaagaaagttacatttattcattcagctttaaacaattcattcattatatttacttaataatttgtttcattCAGTTTCTTTTTAACATTCTTATGTTTCAGCAACATCGTAGTGTGCCTTGTCACTGGTCGACCAATATTAGATTACGAGTTCTGGACATGCACGACATGCAAACGAAGTGCAATGTCACAAGAAATGAATTCCAGGCTCTCGTGCCCACTTTGTCATTCAAGTGTTTGATTCCTTAAGGTGGCAGTAGTGAGTCGAAGCTGctgtaataatttttgttttttaaaaaaggtccTTACTAGTGACTTTTATTCCAAGATGTTACAAAATTTCATAtatcgtttttatt
The DNA window shown above is from Ciona intestinalis chromosome 3, KH, whole genome shotgun sequence and carries:
- the LOC100185035 gene encoding WD repeat-containing protein 35 encodes the protein MFVYLSKKIAIPNGVALHCISWNKEHGYIACGGDDGLLKVLKLETQPSKDAKIRGLAAPSNLSMNQTMEGHNGIVKVVTWNNHYQKLTSSDEKGLIIVWMMFNGQWFEEMINSRNKSIVRSMCWNADGQKICIAYEDGAVILGSVDGNRIWGKDLKNMQLTNVAWSPDGKIILFGTTSGEVHIYDNNGQSIGKVELYCLVNVTGAVSLAAVDWYNGRLGFVEPDCPCLVICFDNGRCQIMRDEVDDKPILIDTKMDAIDAKWNDTGSILAIAGSQRSIQQDKDINVVQFFSSFGEPLYTLKVPGKQIQSLDWEKGSLRVALAVDSFIYFANIRPDYKWGYCEHTVIYAFIKPERAEHCVIFWDWKTKEKYVKYVKHLMLMEASGNHCCLVTRAEDDDEQYALVLCNTIGTPMLSKFVDMEPLFLTMTATHVIAASREAVYSWQYTTSRALGLSHIVTSTTRKDNRERLFHIDDDKPQSKADYLNFKAAQAPTKDPICAITSSDRLLVVARESGTLQRYTLPNLELTHRYAVSCEPKQLALNCTSARLSIIDTGGVFSIFDLDVVITDEHGQEMIGEHLRLERKDAWDMKWADDNPELIAIMEKTRMYIFRGLDPEEPLQCSGYICDFSDLEIRSVLLDEIHKDPDSPSTDDLIELEVKSLRDTRTLIQTVGMKDAAQFVDDNPHPRLWRLLAEAALDQLNLEVAEHAFVRCKDYQGIRLSKRVAQLHSEPLKLAEIAAYFRRFEDAEKIYIDMDRRDLAIELRMKLEDWFRVVQLLQSGSGGADDKKLLQAWNAIGDYYADRQKWKNAASYYKQGGNQERIAECYFMLEDYDSMSELCDTLPDNHKVLPELAKMFRMVGMCEQAVSAFCKCNRIKDAIDTCVYLNQWSQAVELAQQHNVKDIDPLLAKYAAHLLEKDNILQAIELYRKANRFVSAAKLLFKIAKEEEANGASPIQLKKIYVLAALLVEKHHQKSREKSTKPSGSLLLNDFEDEAGDARVIGQAWRGAEAYHFYILAQRQLYEGYVDPAMCTASHLSDYDDFIDVNRVYSLIAVTSATNRSYAICSKAFIKLETSTDINESDRKAYQSLAMDIFSKHEPRDQRHKPELDMKDDNIVVCLVTGRPILDYEFWTCTTCKRSAMSQEMNSRLSCPLCHSSV